CTTTGTTTATTTCGTTGCTGTACATCCGCCAGCGGCGCACCCATTATGTGCACCATGGTATTTTGGTGATACATCTGTATGTAGCCATGTACATCCTTATTTTGCTTTACCTGCTTGCTGCCGTACCTGGCCAGTCTCGTGCATGCAATGGCAGTTGGTGCATTCCTTATGTTTTTGGTGTTTGTGTATATGTTGTATTACAACTACAAAAGTTTACGGGTTTTCTTCGGTCAGTCACGAGGCAAAACATTGTTTAAGTTTTTTATACTACTCATCCTCACTTTTCTGCTATTCGGAATATTGAGTACCATATTTGTGATCAATTCTCTTCTTCAAGCATAACTGATTTTAGCATGACAACCGGCGAACGATTTGAACGACTCTTGCGCATAATGGACGAACTGCGGGAACAATGCCCGTGGGATAAAAAAGCAAACCATTGAAACCCTGCGGCCACTTACCATTGAAGAAATGTACGAACTGGCCGATGCCGTGGTAGAGCAAGACTGGAAAGGGATTCGGGAAGAAATTGGCGACCTGTTGCTGCACATGGCTTTCTATGCCCGCATTGGCAAAGAGCAGCAGCAGTTTACGATGGATGAAGTGATTGATCAGATTTGTGAAAAGCTCATCAGTCGTCATCCGCATATTTACGGCGATGTACAGGTAGCTGATGAAGAAGAGGTAAAAGCCAATTGGGAAAAACTGAAATTGAAAGAGGGTAAAACTTCGGTGCTGGCGGGTGTGCCCAATGGATTGCCTGCCATGGTAAAAGCCTGGCGTATGCAGGAGAAAGCCCGCAAGATTGGGTTTGAGTGGGAGCACAAGGCCGATGTGTGGAAAAAAGTAGAAGAAGAAACCGCTGAGCTGAAAGAGGCAGAAACACTGGGAGTGCAGGAAAAAGTGGAAGAAGAATTTGGCGACCTGCTGTTTAGCCTGGTAAATTATGCAAGGTTTTTGCAGGTAGATCCGGAGCTGGCATTAGAGCGTACCAACCGCAAATTCAAATCCCGTTTTATGCAAATGGAAGTAATGGCCAAGGAGCGAAACCTTTCATTAGAAAACATGAGTTTGCAGGAAATGGATGCCCTTTGGAATGACATCAAAAAGCAGTAACCCTTCGCCTTGAAAAACAAACTTCAAACCGTATTTCCGTATTTGCTGGTATTGCTGGCTGCTTGCTGGCTATACTCGTTGTCTGTCATCATCGACCGGTATTGGTTGAAGTATGCCAGCTACGAATCGTTGACGGCCAACTATCAGGAAGGCCTGAAAGAAAAGGAAGAAACGTTTTTTGAATTTGTGAGTGAAGAGCAGCAGTTGCTGCAGCAAATCAGTAACGGCCGCTACTCGCTGCAGCAAACGCAAACCATCGAAGAGCAGCCATTCTATTTGTTTTTATACAAAAGCAATCAGCTGAATGCCCGACCATTTTATTGGAGTACCAATCAGGTAGAGCCACCGCAATGGGTACCACAAGTGGCAGAAACGGGCAAGCTGCTGCGGTATGGCAATGGGTATTATGAAGTGCTGCGCAAACGTATTCAGCTCGACAATACAGACATAGAAGTAGTTGGGCTCATTTTATTGTACCGCGAATACTTTATCGACAATGCCCGTTTGCACAAAGGCTTTCCTGGTTTCAAACCCATGGATGGCCGTTTGCTCTTTAGCGTTACGCCCACAGCGTATGAAGTTGTGAATGTGAAAAACGAGCCTTTGTTTTATTTGCAGCCAGCACTTAACGAACCGCTGAAATATTTTTCTGTGGCAACCTTGTTGGTGCAGCTCATTACCATGGGCATGCTCATTATGCTGGTGAGCCGCATTGCATCGGCCATCATTCAGCAAGACAAAGCGCTGCTGGGCTTCTCTTTTTTGCAGCTTGTTTTGTCGGGCTTTGGTACAGCATCCGCTACACGGGCATTCCAATTAATCTCGATCAATTTTCGTGGCTCGAAAAAAGTGAGACACTGTCTTTGCCTCCTGCAGGCTTGTTGGAGTTATTGCAAAACTCACTCTTCGTTTTTTGGCTGGGCATTTTTCTAACACTACAGTCGCAAAAAGTAGGGCAACTACTTACAGGATTGAATTACAAGCTGAAGGCACTCATCGCAGTCATTCTTGTAGCGGCAACGATTGCCATTCATTTTGCTGTTGTCGAAAAGCTGTGCTCGTTATACCTGAGTAGTGCAGTGGCGTTCGACTTCAACAATTTCTTTAGCCTCGATTATACCACGGTGCTGGCGTTTCTGGTATTGTTTCTCATGCTGCTGGCTCATCTTATGCTGGCCCGTTTTTTTGCCCGCAGTTTGTTGTTCATTACCGCGGGTAATATTCGCTTTGTGTTGCTGGCCATTCTTGCTGGTGGATTGCTCACGTTGTCTGTTGGCTGGTTTTTACAATTCAAAATTCAGTTGCTGTTTTCCATGCTATGGCTCATGGTGTTTGCATGGTTTATATGCCGTTATCCAAAGCCGGCCTTTCCGCTGTCTACGGTTCGCATTGTTACATGGTTGTTTGTGTATTCGTTGTCGGTGGGTGTATTGCTCAGCAATTTGTCGGCAGAGCGTTTGCGCAACCGGCTCAATGAAATTGGCAAATCATTGCTGATGCAAAATGATGAAACCAGCGATTATTTGGTACGTTTTGCATCCGGCGGTATACGTCGGTTAGACTGGAGCAGCATCATTGAGCAGTGCAAGGATTCGGCCAGCAGTAGTAGCATCCGCGATTCACTCGCCAAAAAATATTTTAGTGGCTACCTTGAAAAATTTGATACCCGCTTTTATTTTTTCGATGGCAGCCGGCAGCCGGTCAATAACCCAGGACCAGAGTCATTTGAATCGTTGCTCACGTTGTTTCAAAACAACAAAAAGGAAGAGGGCTATCCTTGGGTGGCATCTTTTGAAGAAGCCTTCGATCGCTTCGGTTACATCATGACATTTGATGTGACTTCTGCCAACAGTACGGAAAATACCGGACACGTATTTGTGGTCACCCGTTCGGAGGTGATACGTAATGCCATGCTGGCGCCAGAGCTGTTTAGGCAGATACAAGATTTTGCAGTGGATTTGCCGCCGGGCTTTAGTTATGCGTGGTACAAAAACAATCAGCTGATTGATCAGTATCGCAATTATCCATTCCCGTCGGTATTGCCTGCCAAAGGGCCGCAGCAGCAATCTGTTTGGTTGCAGGAAAAAACAGACGCCTATGAAACATGGATGAATGCCGGCACCAATTCTATATTGGCAGTTGCGGGTCAGCGCAATGTGTGGATTGGCCTGGTGTCGCTGGTGGCATATATGTTTGGCGCTTTTCTGGTGCTCTTTATAGTGCTGAGAGCTGTTGGTGCCTTTCTTCAAAACAAAGTATTTTTTGTACAGGTTTTCCGGCCGGTGGTGCTCACCATACAGGCGCAAATCCGGTTGACAATTATTGCCATCCTTGGTTTGTCATTCATTATTGTTGCTTACATCACCATTAGTTTCTTCATCAATCAGTATACCAAAACG
The Phnomibacter ginsenosidimutans genome window above contains:
- a CDS encoding sensor histidine kinase, which produces MNYKLKALIAVILVAATIAIHFAVVEKLCSLYLSSAVAFDFNNFFSLDYTTVLAFLVLFLMLLAHLMLARFFARSLLFITAGNIRFVLLAILAGGLLTLSVGWFLQFKIQLLFSMLWLMVFAWFICRYPKPAFPLSTVRIVTWLFVYSLSVGVLLSNLSAERLRNRLNEIGKSLLMQNDETSDYLVRFASGGIRRLDWSSIIEQCKDSASSSSIRDSLAKKYFSGYLEKFDTRFYFFDGSRQPVNNPGPESFESLLTLFQNNKKEEGYPWVASFEEAFDRFGYIMTFDVTSANSTENTGHVFVVTRSEVIRNAMLAPELFRQIQDFAVDLPPGFSYAWYKNNQLIDQYRNYPFPSVLPAKGPQQQSVWLQEKTDAYETWMNAGTNSILAVAGQRNVWIGLVSLVAYMFGAFLVLFIVLRAVGAFLQNKVFFVQVFRPVVLTIQAQIRLTIIAILGLSFIIVAYITISFFINQYTKTNEERLAKSAASVSAELSQQLPGDILSYDPAGQQNIVAGPLMQISENLDVDVSLYDAAGVLISSTQNILFVKEVISERMNPDVYYQLTRGQVHRHLHNETIGNLEYSSIYQPIRNSYGNLMGYLQIPYFATQNELKQEISNFVVILINIIAFVFLISGGLALLISGSITRSFAIISDRMNQIRLSEKNERIEWSGKNEIGTLVEQYNKMVDQLESSAARLAQNERELAWREMARQVAHEIKNPLTPMKLSLQFLQKAIKEKSADVPQISERVATNLVSQIDHLAKIAFEFSQFANIGQVKATEFDLHAVLKDLVLLYEIQDNLSVSWEPIEIPVVINADKTQMNRLFTNLLQNASESAGGNYAVHVSITESLRGDKILLEVADNGPGIAADVQARIFMPNFTTKSSGTGLGLAICKAIVEKAGGNIWFKTKYQPDGTGTAFYVELPLAG
- the mazG gene encoding nucleoside triphosphate pyrophosphohydrolase; translation: MYELADAVVEQDWKGIREEIGDLLLHMAFYARIGKEQQQFTMDEVIDQICEKLISRHPHIYGDVQVADEEEVKANWEKLKLKEGKTSVLAGVPNGLPAMVKAWRMQEKARKIGFEWEHKADVWKKVEEETAELKEAETLGVQEKVEEEFGDLLFSLVNYARFLQVDPELALERTNRKFKSRFMQMEVMAKERNLSLENMSLQEMDALWNDIKKQ